AAGTACACCACTCGTGGTTACCAAAAAGAAGCAATAATAAGTTTACCAAAAAGATGATCTTCCAGTGAACCCATGGGCATGTACTCATAAACCAAAAGTCTCTGATCTCCATCCGTGCAGTAGCCAATTAACTTCACAAGATTAGAATGGTGCAGCAAGCTCAACATAAGAACCTCCGTCACGAATTCCTGAAAACCTTGTCGACCATCATGGCTCAATTGTTTCACGGCAACAAGCTGCGCaaaattttttagttaaaaaaaaaatcattatcacGAGACCACAACCGAAATATCCAAATGCCCCAAACCAACATTCAGAAACTAACAttccaaaacaaaaatgaagaaaataacgAAAATAGCAAAAATAAAACTTGCCTCGCCCGTTGAAAGTCGACCCTTGTAAACCCTTCCAAAACCACCTTCCCCAATTAAGTTCACTTCCTTGAAACCCCTCGTCGCCGCAGCGAGTTCGCGGAAACCAAAACTAGCCGCTGCGGTACTTCCTTTACCACTACTCACACTCTTCCCCTTTGCCTCTGAGGATTCTCTCTTCCTTTCACCCTCTGCAATTCAAATTAAACAAActatttaacaaattaaactaaaaaaaaaagaaaaaaaatatctcgAAACGAACCTGAGGAAGCAGCAGTAGCAGATCGAGTGCCATTGTCAATTTCAACCCTCCTGACATCTTTCCGGCGAGAAACAAAGCACGAAAAACAACTCATAGCTACAGAGAACTCAATTTCGTTTAAACTGAATAACAAATAATAGCAATTAAGAAGAAACAAGATCCGAAGGAGTGAATCAGAGAGAGGATGTTCTGCATTTCCGATTCCCCTCTCTGAGGATCACTGAGCCCAGTccccaaaataataataattatggaAAGTAtagtaatattaaatattaaatattaaatctattaaataagaataaaaataataacaagatCCGCAAAATTCaaagagaaagcaaaatgcCGTTTCTGGAAGATAAAATTTAAGACGCGTAGGAAACAATCTGACTATGGTTTTACTTTGTCAGCTAGTTCAGGCTTCTTCTGGAACTAGATGGAACACTGTATCTAAATTAGTGGatagctttttttttatttttattaatttccaagttggattttttaatttatattagtattaatttaaaatatatatatatataataagtgtTTAGTCTTggccttttctttgtttttattttgttttggttttgaattATTCGAGTTCCACTTTGGTTGCATTTATGTCTCCGCGTGATTGCTGCGAGTCGCTCTCAACTCAGTCCTTCTCTTTCAATTTAGTGCGCATTTATAAACGTTACGGTCCCACTCATCATCGTTTCctttgtgtttttatattttcaccCTCGCTGTTCCGTTCGTTTTGCAGTCTTTTGCGTTCACCAATCCCTATCTAACCGTTACCAAAAGTTCTTCTCTCTGTTTAACTTTTAACGCCGCGCCGTTACTCCATGGAAAACCATTTCAAATAACCCCGTTCACTTTCCACCGTTTTGAAATGTTGGTTGTTGAATTAGTTGgagtttcaaaataatattttttattatgtaaattttagattttttaaacgAATATGAAAATGTAACTTACCTTTTTCTATTGGTTTGAATaaatctatttttcttttagttttgaaatataatttagaataataatatgcgtaataataataatgttctGACAAGTGATAaggacaataataataatattgttagtttccaattttttaaatacagcTGGATGGTTGAATTGTAATACGTACGAATTATTTTCTCCTCCATAAAGTTTGACATCTTACGTATTGTATCTGGacagaaatatttaaaatagacaaatttcttttattatgaaaaaatcaGCTTAAATAATATTGGCAAGTTATATCTAAATCGATAACgtaattaaattgaatgaaaCTTTAATGAACTATAAAATGATGCGGTGTATTTTATTAAACGGATGAATTAAGTTATATTATGATTTGAGTTAATGGAACAAAATCAAActattttcaaatgtttaatAACTGTTTACATTGAAAATTGTTTAAACTAtcattgataaatatattatttaaatacatgcttttaattttttttttaaattgtaattcgAGTAGTTTTACTAtaagtaattgttttttttaattaaataaaaataataacttggTTTAATTTGATTCAGAATAATTAAGTTTATGCAATTAACTTCAATTCATTCCtaatttatttcattcaaaTAGTCTAAAATTTATTCTAATGTGATGAACTAAGAAAACGTCGATAAAAAAAGTGtatatacatttaatatttgattattttactcCATAAGATACATTTACAAGAGAAAATTAAACTTGAAAATTATGAACATGCCATTTAATGctattagtttaatattatacaaaatataaataaagagatattttttatgttatatgaAACAATTTTGTTACAAAGTGcaaattcttatatatatatatatatatatatatatatatatatatatatatatatatatatatatatatatatatctcaaaccaagaaaaatataatgtatCTTTAGACCCAAACTCAAAGAAATAACTTAAAACTTTTACAAAACAtaccaaatatataaatatgaaaataacataaagtgtattttatttaactaatattatgtaataaataacTAGATAAGATTTTTCTACGAGAGTGTGACCGAACACATAGAAATATGGAAGGTGCgttgtataatatttttcacttttggaCATTTTTTACATAAGGTAAATACAATGCTGCACCAACTTGATAATTCTGaccaacttaaaaattatatataattatgttaacTTTCAAACAATATAAGTACAAATTTGGTAAGATTAATTTAACTATAGATATTACATTTAGGTTTTCTGAAGGTCAATAGTATAAGAGATGTAACGTTTAAAAGctaataattgtaattaatgttttaatatatttcgatgttttgaatattataagATTTAAGTATGccatgaaaacaaaattaatagtGTGTGCATGTGCTCTTGAGTGATTAATACAATTTGGTATTTAATTGTGTATTATCTACAATTCaagctaaaaatatttattatggaatacttatttgaaatataaattgtttttaaagaatatataactCTCTATTTTTATGACTCGCTGTTTAAAATTCACGATCTTAACTTTATTGTCATTTCAACATGATATATCAATGTTATAAGAATCACGTCTTAAACTTATGACTTGGATATAATTCCTCCAATGGATCcttgtatttaaatttaattaaattgaattaataagCTATAAATATTGTTAGatgataattaatttgttgATATTAGATGTGGATTGTATATTCAgatctttaaatatatatctacCCGCGGGCCAACTCAGACCATCACAGGTTCGGTCGGGTTGAGTtgaagaaaaatgatatttttttatatgagtCAATTTTCAACCTGACTCATTTAAAACTCGGCTTATCCGAGTTGAATTTGTTGTGAGTGGTGACCAACCtagtttgatttaattatttattattttttgtttcagtattatttgttaacattttttttattgtatggtgtgagtaaaaaaaatgtttcaagacaacaaaatattataaatttatctattcaagactttaatcttataaattgataagtgacacaaaaattatcaatattataaacttatttattcgctttttgagtttgttttttttattacgtTTGAGTtgcatgttattttttttattttgaattgtattgtaatatttttggatttaaagaaaaaacttgtaattaagtaaCTCATTGAGCCAATTCGGAtcgaattcaaatttttttgattCATTAAATAACTAATTCGTTATGGATTAAATCAGTTAATCTATTTTGACACgactatatattttatttatttctaataaattttcaataaaggACATTAAGGCAATTCCTTCAAAGAAACCACTTTGggattttaatgtatttttgtgAGTCTGATTGTATCACATgacttttaacatatttttgcTATTCTTACTCTAATATAAAAGtcattgttaaataatttcCTTTGTTTACGTTGTGTTTTCTGTTATGAGTTGCATTACCGTTTTCGACTTTTGTTTTCCTTGGTTTTCCTAGGTTGCATTCACTGTTTTGAAATATGTTAGCTATTTCGTTTATTAGGGGTTTGGATAAGgttgagataaaagaaaattaaaattttcatatggGTTAATTTTAAAGtcagtttattaaaaatttggttCACTTAGTTTATTAATCGagctaattttatttttaatgtctactctttgaattatatttaaattttatgatgattttagattattttgtattattattttttaattttgaattgttttttgttgaaatttatttagattagaattagaaaaataaattatattttgaaataaaaaaattataattaagtgaatcAACCTTTTGAACTTATTCAGGTTGTCATAAATTTGattgaattcaaattttttggtttattaataaataaattagatttaattGACTCATTAATTAGCCAACCTATCGATGACCCATTTTTAGCACTAATGCAATGCAtgtatatgataaaattattgtatgaaattgttttatatattataaaattatcttatgTTTTATCACGCCAAGTATATATTTTGTGtatgaaactaaatattaataaataatgtgaTAATTACTTAATaacgaataaaataatatatcaaacaaacaataaatctcattattttaactcataattttaatgaaataaattttaaacttaatatcataaaatcaacttttaaaattcacatttatttatgttttacttatttatatagTATGAAATCATTTATTTGTAGTCAACATTGAACTTTGGACTCATACTtccattaatgttttatttaattattgaaaaaacaatacattttgaagatacaaaaataatttactcttattttaaattttaatgttcgTATGACTTGATTGGAAGGTATGTAAGACTGAGTATACGACCCCTACAATAAATATGCTTTTAGGAATAATTACATTGAATTGCTATCTTTATTTATGAACTTAATTACGTCAGTGAGATATGATGGAGTATACATATGCCCTTTTATAGATAAAAAGTTTATCGATGGACGTCTTTTAAAATATGCAATTaatactctctttttttcttttcgtaaaattcatatattttttatgttacagATTTAGCattgttatatttataacttaaaattccaattttacttatacattaatttatcataacctttttctttcacaatttattttttaaaaactgtttatgaaaatacaaaatattcaaCTATATTTAAGATGTTCAGCTCTCCGTTCATTTGATTTGATATATtctttttgtacaaaaatttaaacttattctcgttgaataaaaatattttaaaaaatgatactatgacacatttttacatttatttggtatagaatataagaataaaatagttataaaagtgaaaacttttatattttctgaagtaaaaaaagagtaaaaaaaaagataatataaaaaatttaaatgtttcaacaatatttttcaaatattttaggCTATTATGACAATGAAATCTGGGTGATGAAATTTACATTTGAGCATAGGTACCTTGACACATCAAAACAACAAATTACGTTCATTTGACACAATTAAACGATAATatcatgattataattatattatttttttaatttaaaatcataatatattattatattagtaaaAGTAATGTAACGAATGTTttgttagaaaatatttttttaacaactttctgtcaacaatttttttatcatatctaTGAAATAGTCTGTAAttggtttattttaaatattttttaaaattaaattcaatccGACCATTAAAATAGTGATACTATTCAAAAAACTTGTTATGAAAAATTGTTAACGTCTTTCTTTTAATATGTGGCaaactaacttttttttctttacattttcaGTTTTCACTCACACCATtctaataaaattgtatttttaattaaaaatataaaatagtttaaagaacataaaatagaaaagaaaagaaaagtatgaGCTTTTATTAAACGAGATAGAAAAATTGAATGgtattgatataaaattatccTGAAATTTAAGATCAATCGTGGTCAACatctttcaaaatttgaaaaaggtcAAAATGACAGAAGAGTATTGTCGCGCATTCTGTGCGCAAGAAGTTCGCAACGTGAAGAACAAGGATTGAGTTTACTATTACCCTTGTGGTTGGCCATTTTGACCTCCACATGCCATGGCTACAACTTCATCGTCCCCAACAACACAAACATCTTTCTTTCCACCGTAACATCATCTCTGTCTCTTCCATTtctgtctttttcttttctccacatcacaacatgcacaCTATCACTTTCCGACCATCTTTCTTTCATCCCTAGGTTTGAGTTTCAGAAGGACATGTATATTTCCCTCTgtatattttctatatatataaaagggaCCTCAACTATTTATAACAAACATTCAAAAGCTTTTCACCTCAGAGGATAACATGATtcttaataaagaaaatgaaaaagctTTCTCTTTTCCAATACCATTCTCCCACCTCAAATTACTCTTCCTTTTTCCACCGCAGCTTTTGCTCCCATCCCATTTCGACCATAATATTAACAATCCAACTTTCACCAACAACTTGTCGTCGTCGTCCTTGTTATCTTTCCTTGGGGAAATCATGCGGCGGAGACCCCGCACCACCTTCATTGTCTCCATACTCTCCATTATCACCTTCGCTTCGTTCTCGCTTTATTTCTCTCGCAATGCCATTTCCACTTGGCAACCTTACTCCGACATCCCAAAAACAAAATCCTTCAATAATGCCTTTCTTCTTAACACCACCGCCAACAGCAACAACAAGAATGTCGTCGAGAGTAACAACGTTAACCAACTCACCCGCCAAACACGTCGTGTATCCTCCGTCAAGGACTCCTTATCCACCGTCTCCGTTCTCATCCCCGATTGGGAGATTCTCGTCATCGTTGTCGTAAACACGCCTTTCTCCTCCTCCCACCAATATCATTGCCTCTTCCCCAACAAGGCCAGGTCTTTGGCCAGATTCTCCGGCGTCTTACCTTACACCAATCGCCCCACCTTCAAGTGCGACATGCCGGAATCCGTCAGGCGACATCGCATGTTCTCCCAGCCTACGCTTGTGACGGGAACATCGGAGACGGAGTTGCTGAAACCAATGCCTCAACTCATGAAGTGGAACTTTCTCGTGTTCGAGTCTTTCTCCACGGAAAATGACGTTGTTGTTTTCGCCAAAGGGGTTAACCATCGCAATGGATACGACAGGTCTCCGGGGGAACTCCGCTGCGTTTTTGACTTTGGAAATGGAGTTCATACCGCCGTCACGAGCTCCGTCCAAGAAGTGTTTCGTTGCCCCCACCCAGACTTTGAGCCGGTTTTAGATTCTTATTATGGGTTGCCCCAGAGAATCGGAATCTCTATTGAGATCGTTGGGGAAAGCACCATTGTCCCTTCGGTGGCTTATTACATTCCTAGCTCTAAGCCCAAGCTCGACGCCGTCGCTGCACAAGGAGACTCGGTGCAGGCACAACCCAAATATGTCTTATGTGCCTGCACCATGGTTCACAACGTGGCAAAATTCTTACGAGAATGGGTTATGTATCATTCGAAAGTTGGTGTGGATAATTTCATCTTATACGACAATGGAAGCGATGATGATTTGTACAGTTTGATCAGGGAGCTCCGACAAGAAGGGTACAACATTAGCACTGTGTTTTGGATCTGGCCAAAGACTCAAGAAGCCGGGTTTTCCCACAGTGTCTTGTACTCCAAATCAAAGGGACTGTGTAAATGGATTATGTACGTGGATGTTGACGAGTTCGTGTTTTCTCCCTCTTGGGGACATGAAAGCAACCCTTCGTTAAAATCGTTGCTACCACTTAGACAGCCATTAGAAGAAGGAACAAAGAACAAGGTGGGACAAGTGTCCATGAAATGTTTGGAATTTGGGCCTTCTGGTCGACGAAGACACCCAGAGGAAGGTGTGACGCAGGGGTACACGTGTCGGATGAGGGCGGAGCAGAGGCACAAATCGATGGTGATGGTGGATGCGGTGGACCCCAGTTTGCGGAACGTGATACACCATTTTCAGGTGAACGAAAAGGAAGGGTTCGTGTCGAAGCAGGTTAGCGTGGAAGAGGGTTTGGTGAATCACTACAAGTACCAAGCATGGGATGAGTTCAAGAACAAGTTCCGAAGGAGGGTTTCTGCTTATGTTGTCGATTGGAAGCAAGAGTTGAACCCAACCTCAAAGGATAGAACTCCTGGGTTGGGATTCAAACCCATAGAACCCAAAGATTGGAAACACAGATTCTGTGAAGTTACAGACCTGAGGTTGAAATTCTTGACCCGAAAATGGTTCCGGTTGCGCACGCCCAACGGCTACAAAATGGCATGGCAAAACCGATGATTCCTCTTTCGACACAAACACCATAGCTTTTATGGTACAGTGATAAAATTATTCAGAATCATCGCCTCCTTTTGTTTACATGTCACATTCATCACTCACTCCATGTAGAAAAAACTAGAAGGTTTGAGGTATATTTCGTGTGGCATTGTCGTTccacttttcattttctattccTCAATTTTTTATACGAGGAATGGAATTTTCGGAGGAACTGTCATTGTTCCATTTTTGCATTGATGTCcttttctttcactttcttcAATTTTGACATGCTTTCTCTCCCTCTCATTTTGGTCTGCGGGttaattttgtttccttttgttCCTTATTTTATGATCTGAAACACAAATCAAACATATAAATCAGACATTGACAATCGACAAACCGGAATATCAGTATAGCACACTCCAATTTACCTTAGTTGTTGAGGTTTTAAATCACACCTATCAAACATAAGTACATACTAAGTTTTTTCTTTCCTAATGTGTGATAGTTGTTTTAGATAAATGGTTTCAATTTAAATTGAACACCGACAACATGAcacattttacattaatttaatatagaatataaagataaaatagttataaaaatataaattttatatatttttaaagaaaaaaaatagaaaaagataatattaacgtgaatgtaaaatatttaaggtgttaaaaaaattaattttcattaaaaaaatctaaaataagttaaaatttgacagaaatatttaaatgagtTCTCGACCTGATGTACTTTCATACAGTGTGATTGATAACGACAAGAtggaatatttttatatttatttaatatactgtataaagataaaatcattataaaaaagtcaaattttatatattttaagaaataaaaaaatgaaaagtaataaaggataatgtaaaataaatataaaaattttgtgtatatcaaatattattattcttaattatgtttagttcattgaataataataacacaTATGAGAACAAGTTTATCCTCAATGGTCTCGAAATCTTTACATAAAATCTCTCTTCTTTTATTCATCGTTGGATTTTATTTTCTCCTATCACAAATAATCCATTATTGTCGAGGATGGTacttaataaatttctttgtgaaaaatattatattaatattttttttcaattaaattaatacaccaatatataaaaatagaattgtCTTTACTTTTTTTAGTGTCTTgcagttttaattattttctaaaattcatgaatataatatttgaatccattaaaatgaaaattgtaaaagcttaatcataaaaatattgacAATTCTAACAAGTTATAGAATTCTCacataactttttaaaatttgatagaCTTTTTTACGCAaccttaatattataaaataacataactcGTAAACTCTTTAGTTTATATAACATACGGTATTTATTCAATTCTAAAAATgcatcttaatttttttttaagtaaatggagaaaaataaaaatatgaacaacaaagtaaaattaaattacatatcaAAATGTATAAATTGAATCTAAATTTTAGATTTCGtagatttaaataataaataaaattttgacataATTTCGTTTCATAACTTAAGCTTAAGTTCAAGCTTTCAACTAAAATTCATCACATGCCAATGTTCAAGTTTTTACTTAGAGAAATATTCATATTTAGTATTTATCCTATTCAAGTaagaataatttagaaaaaagatgcatgtaaaacaaaaataaatccaTCGTAATACACAGTATTTGATCACAGTATAAATAACATGGAGAAGGTTTTTGGAAGAATGCGCCTGCTTTTGTCCATATCCTTAACACGGCTTTCATGATAGAGACTACAATTAAATGAACAGTTCCAGTAAATAAATGGGTGTGATGATCATATTGAACTGGTATTAGAGAATAATATCAAGaacacatatttcaaatttGTACCAGCTAACATGGTAAGCCCAAACTAACCAAAGGTTTTTGGGATTAATTACTGCATGCAGCAATGACCAGAAATgtatactttaccaaattttgaCTCATCCAAATTGGCGAGCAAGTTGCGTATAGTGATGTTAAGTTTATGTATCAAGTTTATATCCATATATGTTTGCACgaattttaagttatttaatcttataaaattaatttttaaggtaaagttttcaaaaattgatcttGTTTTTAATGGAAAGATTTTTAATACTTTtcgtaaaatatatatatataaaagattaaatattaatagataatttaataacgaccaattttataaagttgaattagacttaaaatatatttcttaatataagATATCATAGACATGAGTTAGAGTTTATCGTAATAAAATGTGTTGTTTTTCTGATTTATTGTTTTACCTGTTAACGAATTACTTATTAATGTCTAGTCCACAACGAGATGTATATGACTTGATTTGAGAATATGTGTTGAAAGTTTTAGATTAACTAAATAtagtcatttttaatatataaatgaatacaaATATCTTATAAACTActtttgtaagattgagttgtgttgataatatatttttttgacgGTTTCTGTTATCATGAGTGACCAAAAGAATAAAGaacaaaaacttaaatatacaCTTATTATATTAGTTCAGACATATTATTTGTAAAAGCAAAAATGATGAGATCACTTGACcccatatttataaaaaatttcaaggACCCGTGACGTTCTCACAACCGTTAGATTTGGCTCTATCAAACAGTAAAGGAAGGACGATGTGACACTTCACATTCGACGTCAAACCTGACACTTCATAATCTTTTTGTCTCCCAACGATTTATATAAACATCTTTTTCATTTGTTGACTTAAGTACAAGCTCAAAGCTTGAGAGCTTGTCTATTGTATATATACCGACTAAATCACACCAAAATGATCGTCCAAGCTGGGATAAAACTGATTGGTAGTGATCaaatatagttaaatatttgattaagCTAAACAAGTTAGTAACCAGGTTTAACAAAATTAGATCGTAATTAAACCAATCCTAATCAGAAACTCGTGgaaaaacctataaatacaagttaaaCATATGTTTATTAGAACTTTTGCGACATTTAttacaacattaattattaaatcgTTTAGACGTCAAATTAAGCTAGTAATTGATAGCCTAAAACACACAAACAAcaagagaaaaaattgaaaagtgaaaaaaattacttaaagtGAACTCTCAATCCGGTATactttgaaacataaaataattatcacaactcaatatattaatgaaatttttcCGTGAAATTTGACTGTGATGGATAGATTGGATAAACTTTAAATtactgattttattttaaattgacaaATACACTCACTAAAACAAGAATATTGatagaaataatagaaaattgcagaagaaaattgaatttactttttaaataatgtagTGTGTAATtggatttaattaaaaagattaaattgaagtggattgaaaataatatgataaacaTAACAGAGAAAAGGCACATATATTTCtgttagtttaaaaaaaaactgagctaagtacttaattatttaaattaaatttttgaatatttgatgaaatagaattacttatatttttttgtttaaaatttaaaatcatgtaATCATAATTCTGTTTGGAGCATTGTAAAtacttaattttcattttgaaatttctttttatcaattttagtGAAAATAGCAGATACACACTTATGTAAAGTCACAACAGTAGTTATTTTTATGAGCATTTAACAGTATTTCTTTTACCATAACGGTACACGGAAATTATTACTTTTTCCTTATATAATCTTCCTTTTTACAAAACttaatataatcttttaacatacaatttcttaaattataagGAAACAATTAGGAAACATCTTCAAAGAAAATGTTACAAATAATACGTCTGAACTAAAACTTCATATC
This Vigna angularis cultivar LongXiaoDou No.4 chromosome 4, ASM1680809v1, whole genome shotgun sequence DNA region includes the following protein-coding sequences:
- the LOC108341298 gene encoding glycosyltransferase family 92 protein RCOM_0530710; this translates as MRRRPRTTFIVSILSIITFASFSLYFSRNAISTWQPYSDIPKTKSFNNAFLLNTTANSNNKNVVESNNVNQLTRQTRRVSSVKDSLSTVSVLIPDWEILVIVVVNTPFSSSHQYHCLFPNKARSLARFSGVLPYTNRPTFKCDMPESVRRHRMFSQPTLVTGTSETELLKPMPQLMKWNFLVFESFSTENDVVVFAKGVNHRNGYDRSPGELRCVFDFGNGVHTAVTSSVQEVFRCPHPDFEPVLDSYYGLPQRIGISIEIVGESTIVPSVAYYIPSSKPKLDAVAAQGDSVQAQPKYVLCACTMVHNVAKFLREWVMYHSKVGVDNFILYDNGSDDDLYSLIRELRQEGYNISTVFWIWPKTQEAGFSHSVLYSKSKGLCKWIMYVDVDEFVFSPSWGHESNPSLKSLLPLRQPLEEGTKNKVGQVSMKCLEFGPSGRRRHPEEGVTQGYTCRMRAEQRHKSMVMVDAVDPSLRNVIHHFQVNEKEGFVSKQVSVEEGLVNHYKYQAWDEFKNKFRRRVSAYVVDWKQELNPTSKDRTPGLGFKPIEPKDWKHRFCEVTDLRLKFLTRKWFRLRTPNGYKMAWQNR